A stretch of Candidatus Sphingomonas phytovorans DNA encodes these proteins:
- a CDS encoding DUF2171 domain-containing protein: MADASAIREHMEVIGADGVHVGTVDHVEGDRIKLTKADSGQGRHEGHHHFISLGLVADVEGDKVRLSANGDVAVTFEEEA, encoded by the coding sequence ATGGCCGACGCGAGCGCAATCAGGGAACATATGGAAGTCATCGGCGCCGACGGCGTCCATGTCGGCACCGTCGACCATGTCGAGGGCGACCGGATCAAGCTGACCAAGGCCGACAGCGGCCAGGGGCGCCATGAGGGGCACCATCATTTCATCTCGCTCGGCCTGGTGGCCGATGTCGAGGGCGACAAGGTGCGGCTCAGCGCCAACGGCGATGTCGCCGTGACGTTCGAGGAAGAGGCGTGA
- a CDS encoding DUF559 domain-containing protein: protein MRGNAEGLTKRQLLPSTTTARARDLRRDPTEAEKLLWRALREAFPHAKFRRQVPMGGYFADYCSHAAKLIVEADGGQHADAATYDAQRTRFLEDEGYRVLRFWNNDVLTNIDGVIATIAPHIPSPPVGEGGPKGRMRGSRTR, encoded by the coding sequence GTGAGGGGGAATGCAGAAGGCCTGACGAAACGCCAACTGCTACCCTCGACAACGACCGCCCGTGCACGCGATTTACGCCGCGACCCGACCGAGGCCGAGAAGCTACTGTGGCGTGCGCTACGGGAAGCTTTTCCCCATGCGAAATTCCGTCGCCAGGTCCCGATGGGCGGCTATTTCGCCGACTATTGCTCGCATGCCGCCAAGCTGATCGTCGAGGCTGACGGCGGCCAGCATGCCGATGCCGCGACCTATGACGCGCAACGCACCCGCTTTCTCGAAGACGAGGGCTATCGGGTGCTGCGTTTCTGGAACAACGATGTCCTGACGAACATCGATGGCGTCATCGCAACGATAGCACCGCACATCCCTTCTCCCCCTGTGGGAGAAGGTGGCCCGAAGGGCCGGATGAGGGGGAGTCGCACGCGGTGA